A stretch of Effusibacillus lacus DNA encodes these proteins:
- a CDS encoding glycosyltransferase family 4 protein, with product MTIKKVLLVSHDSNPEMVTGSEKVLLMVAFVLQKLQLEVMWFSPQPGLSTQRAIEMGVKAKVIPFPLLWSFIHAPNSLPDELNLLQQDAEGGQLEQAIACYSPDLIVANSVINVMPALIARKREIPLWWYIHEVMPNQDGMHPLLTLILSHSSQILVPSRAVKDSLSQSAGRTDSIVLLPYGVEIPPYKSIAKKRKITRSQNGWTDNRIVIGWFGSVYPGKGLLEVVRAAVLFKHIPNVTVVAAGNIVDPGYFTLCMEESKQLASVEFQYRGIVPAIEDILPAVDVVVVPSLVEEAFPNVVLEAMAFGKAIVAYQSGSLKEMIIHQKTGLLTDKGDIQSVSALLTSLIQDPEKIRRLGSHGRKRAARIYAFKRFESRLQRTFLQWIALNQQERSGNNNENSIR from the coding sequence TTGACAATCAAAAAGGTGCTGCTGGTAAGTCACGACTCCAATCCTGAAATGGTTACCGGTTCCGAAAAGGTATTGCTGATGGTTGCTTTCGTTCTGCAAAAATTGCAGCTTGAGGTAATGTGGTTCAGTCCGCAACCCGGACTGTCCACGCAAAGAGCGATTGAGATGGGGGTAAAGGCAAAAGTGATTCCTTTTCCTTTGCTGTGGAGTTTTATTCATGCCCCCAACAGCTTGCCTGATGAATTGAATTTGCTGCAGCAGGATGCGGAAGGCGGTCAGCTTGAGCAGGCAATCGCCTGTTATTCGCCGGATTTGATTGTGGCCAACAGTGTCATTAATGTAATGCCGGCATTGATTGCCCGTAAACGAGAAATACCCTTATGGTGGTATATCCACGAAGTCATGCCAAACCAGGATGGGATGCATCCTCTCTTAACGCTGATTTTGTCCCACTCCAGTCAAATCCTGGTCCCATCACGGGCGGTTAAGGATTCCCTTTCCCAATCTGCCGGCAGAACAGATTCAATTGTTTTACTGCCTTACGGTGTAGAGATTCCTCCCTATAAGTCGATTGCGAAAAAAAGAAAAATCACCCGTAGCCAGAACGGGTGGACCGACAACCGGATTGTGATCGGATGGTTCGGATCGGTTTATCCGGGAAAAGGATTGCTGGAAGTAGTCCGTGCAGCTGTTCTCTTCAAACACATTCCGAATGTTACCGTGGTTGCTGCGGGCAATATCGTCGACCCCGGATATTTCACTCTCTGCATGGAGGAATCGAAACAGCTTGCTTCCGTAGAGTTTCAATATCGGGGGATCGTCCCGGCAATCGAAGACATTCTGCCTGCAGTAGATGTGGTTGTTGTCCCCAGTTTGGTGGAAGAAGCTTTTCCCAATGTGGTATTGGAGGCGATGGCATTCGGTAAAGCGATCGTTGCCTATCAATCGGGCAGCCTGAAAGAGATGATCATTCATCAGAAAACCGGTCTGTTGACAGACAAAGGGGATATCCAGTCGGTAAGTGCGCTGCTGACAAGTTTAATTCAAGATCCGGAAAAAATCAGAAGACTGGGATCCCATGGCCGAAAACGCGCCGCCCGAATCTACGCATTTAAACGTTTCGAGAGCCGCCTGCAAAGAACCTTCTTGCAATGGATCGCATTAAATCAGCAGGAAAGAAGTGGGAACAACAATGAGAATTCCATTCGTTGA
- a CDS encoding DegT/DnrJ/EryC1/StrS family aminotransferase: MRIPFVDLKAQYSLIRTEVEEAIQKVLESGQYVMGDNVAEFEHEAADYLQAAEAVSVGNGSDALYLSLKAFDIGPGDEVITTPFSFVATGDSILRTGAVPVFVDIDPDSFNLDPQQIEERITNRTKAILPVHLYGQCALMDKITEIANKHSLIVIEDACQAFGSGFSGQKAGTWGHAGCFSFFPTKNLGAFGDGGMITCSNRDLAKKIRLLREHGSESRYHHTMLGINSRLDEIQAAVLRIKLRYIDAWNRKRREIAAQYSSLLQGLPLVLPQTKPAADHIYHLFTVRTSDSRERTELITFLGQNGIQVSVHYPKPIYLQPSYQQLGYKQGLCPVAEQLSQQVLCLPLYPEMAGKAVLHVARSVIAFYKGGGDS; this comes from the coding sequence ATGAGAATTCCATTCGTTGATTTAAAGGCCCAATACAGTTTAATCCGGACTGAGGTGGAGGAAGCGATCCAAAAGGTCCTCGAAAGCGGTCAATATGTAATGGGAGACAATGTGGCAGAGTTTGAGCATGAGGCGGCCGACTATTTGCAAGCAGCCGAAGCGGTTTCAGTCGGCAACGGCAGCGATGCGTTGTATTTGTCATTAAAGGCATTTGATATCGGACCGGGTGATGAAGTCATTACCACCCCATTTTCATTTGTAGCTACAGGTGACTCGATTTTGCGAACGGGTGCGGTACCCGTGTTTGTGGATATAGACCCTGATTCCTTCAATCTGGATCCGCAGCAAATTGAAGAGCGAATCACCAACCGGACGAAGGCAATTTTACCGGTGCATCTTTACGGCCAATGTGCCTTAATGGACAAAATTACAGAAATTGCAAACAAGCATTCTCTGATCGTGATTGAAGACGCATGCCAAGCTTTTGGATCCGGTTTTTCCGGGCAGAAAGCGGGTACTTGGGGACATGCCGGATGTTTTTCCTTTTTTCCGACCAAGAATCTTGGCGCTTTTGGAGACGGAGGCATGATTACCTGTTCCAACCGGGACCTGGCTAAAAAAATCAGGCTGCTGCGGGAACATGGCAGCGAATCCAGATATCATCATACAATGCTAGGCATAAACAGCCGGCTTGACGAAATCCAGGCCGCTGTCCTGAGGATTAAGCTCAGGTACATTGACGCATGGAACAGGAAGCGAAGAGAGATAGCAGCCCAATACAGCTCCCTCCTGCAGGGCCTCCCGCTGGTACTCCCGCAAACCAAGCCGGCCGCTGATCACATTTATCATCTATTTACGGTCCGAACGTCCGATAGTCGCGAAAGGACAGAATTGATTACTTTCCTCGGGCAAAATGGCATACAGGTGTCCGTGCATTACCCAAAACCTATCTATTTGCAGCCCAGTTATCAACAGCTGGGATACAAACAGGGCCTGTGTCCGGTGGCGGAGCAGCTGTCACAACAAGTGCTTTGTCTGCCGCTTTATCCCGAGATGGCCGGGAAAGCGGTTTTGCATGTGGCCCGCAGTGTAATTGCGTTTTATAAAGGTGGAGGAGATTCATGA
- a CDS encoding Gfo/Idh/MocA family protein yields MTLKIGVIGTGVMGKNYIRVLSGLQDRCRLTGVFDIDCKKAAGIAGDYEIQAFSNLAGLLQSVDAAIVAVPVFDHYQVAKQCLENGIHILVEKPITATVEQGERLRELARDKNRKLQVGHIELFNPTIRVLKNIMQQEEVIAVDIHRLSPFEERVKNIDVIMDTMIHDLYILSYLSGLVPVSFTAYGSRLHEQLDHVVATFQFANGMLATLTASLVTEEKVRTIHAVTKKAYIRADLLDKKILISRSTNFFLSNRDADYKQQNIVEKVIVPAYEPLREQLLHFIDCIENDKTPIVSAKEGLDTLRMAEAVKQSIIKYAGKGSEQ; encoded by the coding sequence ATGACTTTGAAGATCGGTGTGATCGGCACAGGCGTGATGGGAAAAAATTATATCCGTGTCTTGTCCGGACTGCAGGATCGCTGCCGGTTAACCGGAGTGTTTGACATCGACTGCAAAAAAGCGGCCGGGATCGCGGGGGACTATGAAATACAGGCGTTCTCCAACCTTGCGGGCTTATTACAATCAGTCGATGCGGCAATTGTTGCAGTTCCGGTTTTTGACCATTACCAGGTGGCCAAACAGTGTTTGGAGAACGGTATTCACATACTGGTAGAAAAACCGATTACTGCCACTGTTGAACAAGGGGAACGTTTGCGGGAACTGGCGAGGGATAAAAATCGCAAGCTGCAGGTTGGGCACATAGAATTATTCAATCCGACAATTCGCGTGCTGAAAAACATTATGCAGCAAGAAGAAGTAATAGCTGTTGATATTCATCGTCTCAGCCCGTTTGAGGAAAGAGTAAAAAATATTGACGTGATTATGGATACAATGATTCACGATCTCTATATCCTGTCCTATTTAAGCGGACTCGTCCCTGTCTCCTTTACAGCTTATGGAAGCCGCTTGCATGAACAGCTTGACCATGTGGTCGCCACGTTTCAATTTGCAAACGGGATGCTGGCTACCTTGACAGCCAGCCTGGTGACAGAGGAAAAGGTCAGAACGATACATGCGGTCACCAAAAAGGCATATATCCGTGCGGATCTGTTGGACAAAAAAATACTGATTTCCCGTTCCACAAATTTCTTTTTGTCCAATCGGGACGCGGATTACAAACAGCAAAATATCGTGGAAAAGGTGATCGTTCCCGCCTACGAACCGTTAAGAGAGCAGCTGCTGCATTTTATCGATTGCATTGAGAACGATAAAACTCCCATCGTTTCGGCAAAAGAAGGATTGGATACATTGCGGATGGCGGAAGCTGTTAAGCAAAGTATTATCAAGTACGCAGGGAAAGGTAGCGAACAATGA
- a CDS encoding acyltransferase, with translation MKPGIRIHESAEVAPTASVGENTAVWNQVQIREGAVIGGECSIGKDVYIDQGVRIGDRCKIQNGVSIYNGVIIEDDVFLGPHMTFTNDLVPRAFNTNWKITPTRVKKGASIGANATIVCGVTIGEYAMVGAGAVVTKDVAPFALVVGNPAKQIGWVCECGVRIEPGTTCSECKRKLK, from the coding sequence ATGAAACCGGGGATTCGCATACACGAGAGCGCGGAAGTCGCCCCAACAGCATCGGTGGGAGAAAATACTGCGGTTTGGAACCAGGTTCAAATCAGGGAAGGTGCTGTTATCGGTGGCGAATGCAGTATCGGGAAAGATGTTTACATTGATCAAGGAGTGCGAATCGGCGACCGCTGCAAAATTCAAAACGGCGTCTCGATCTACAATGGGGTAATAATTGAAGACGATGTGTTTTTGGGGCCGCATATGACGTTCACTAACGACCTGGTTCCGAGAGCTTTCAATACAAACTGGAAAATCACGCCCACCAGGGTGAAAAAAGGCGCTTCCATCGGAGCGAATGCGACGATTGTATGCGGTGTAACCATAGGGGAGTATGCGATGGTGGGGGCCGGGGCGGTGGTGACCAAGGATGTGGCCCCATTTGCCCTTGTAGTGGGGAATCCTGCCAAACAAATCGGCTGGGTATGCGAATGCGGGGTGCGCATCGAACCGGGCACAACTTGTTCAGAATGTAAACGAAAGCTGAAATAA
- a CDS encoding glycosyltransferase family 2 protein, translated as MVGIMLTTYNQLEDTKRSLQSLRENTTIPYKLVIVDNASTDGTVDFLRDQGYQIIENQHPVCLSVALNQGLRHLLADPDNRYIGWVHNDMLFYPKWMERILDLFAQETAFGKIAPVSLHLFGPDDPKFAEEFMLKHHAVCYPGNACPWVMPREVVEKVGYFDERFIQCGGYEDWDYNNRILEEGYQVVITMGSTVWHPAMGTRKNHDESASALHNAAVYHEKWGIDHPKV; from the coding sequence ATGGTTGGTATCATGCTGACCACTTACAATCAGCTCGAAGACACCAAAAGGTCTTTGCAGAGTCTCAGAGAAAACACAACGATTCCTTACAAATTGGTAATTGTGGATAATGCCTCCACAGACGGCACTGTGGATTTTTTGCGTGATCAGGGATATCAGATCATTGAAAATCAACATCCTGTCTGTTTGTCAGTTGCGTTAAATCAAGGCTTAAGACACTTGTTGGCCGATCCCGACAATCGGTACATCGGTTGGGTCCATAATGACATGCTGTTTTATCCGAAATGGATGGAAAGGATACTGGATTTATTCGCTCAGGAAACCGCTTTCGGCAAGATAGCTCCCGTCAGTCTGCATTTATTCGGCCCCGACGATCCGAAGTTCGCGGAAGAATTCATGCTGAAACATCATGCTGTTTGTTATCCGGGAAATGCATGTCCATGGGTGATGCCGCGAGAGGTGGTTGAGAAAGTAGGTTATTTTGACGAGCGTTTTATTCAGTGCGGCGGATATGAAGATTGGGATTACAACAACAGAATTCTCGAGGAAGGTTACCAGGTCGTGATTACAATGGGCAGCACGGTTTGGCACCCGGCAATGGGAACCAGAAAAAACCATGACGAATCTGCATCCGCTTTGCACAATGCTGCAGTTTATCATGAAAAATGGGGCATCGACCACCCAAAGGTTTAG
- a CDS encoding CatB-related O-acetyltransferase, whose protein sequence is MIFTNQISHYSIYEVGDWTYGTPQIYSYGDGTTLRIGKFCSMADGVILMLGGEHRSDWVTTYPFNPIFPEADQYKGHPKTKGDINIGHDVWIGKDALILSGVTIGNGAVIGARSVVTRNVPPYAIVGGNPAKIIRFRFPQDVIDELQKIAWWNWNLEQIREAWPLLLSGNVNEFIAKYRF, encoded by the coding sequence ATGATTTTTACAAATCAAATCTCTCACTATTCCATCTACGAGGTAGGGGATTGGACATATGGCACGCCGCAAATTTATTCATACGGGGACGGCACAACATTGCGGATCGGCAAATTTTGTTCGATGGCCGATGGCGTCATCCTCATGTTGGGGGGAGAACACCGGTCTGATTGGGTGACAACTTATCCGTTCAATCCGATTTTTCCAGAGGCAGACCAGTACAAAGGACATCCCAAAACAAAGGGAGACATCAATATCGGACATGATGTTTGGATTGGCAAAGATGCATTGATTCTGTCGGGAGTAACGATCGGAAACGGGGCGGTGATTGGCGCACGCAGCGTGGTCACCAGGAATGTTCCGCCGTATGCGATTGTAGGTGGGAACCCGGCAAAAATCATCCGTTTTCGGTTTCCGCAAGACGTGATAGATGAATTGCAAAAAATAGCCTGGTGGAACTGGAATCTTGAGCAAATCAGGGAGGCTTGGCCGCTTTTGCTTTCCGGAAACGTAAATGAGTTTATTGCCAAATACAGATTTTGA
- a CDS encoding methyltransferase domain-containing protein has translation MQSIVKQFLEIAIKHFAVPEPIYEIGSYQVAGQEGYADLRPYFPGKKYVGCDMRMGPGVDQIEDVESLSLASGSVGSLITVDTLEHVKNPFNAIREIYRVLQDGGILLLAVPFNFQIHDYPSDYWRYTPSCVDMLLENFSFCTVLWEKHPLEVDPAEVYAVAVKNSEPPLANIQSFIDEVRGRYGFAVRSQNLNITG, from the coding sequence TTGCAAAGTATAGTAAAACAGTTCCTGGAGATCGCCATTAAACATTTTGCAGTTCCTGAACCAATCTATGAAATTGGCTCCTATCAGGTTGCCGGTCAGGAAGGGTATGCCGACCTGCGCCCCTACTTCCCAGGGAAAAAATATGTAGGATGCGATATGAGAATGGGTCCGGGGGTGGATCAGATTGAAGACGTGGAATCCTTATCCCTGGCATCCGGGTCGGTCGGCAGCCTAATCACGGTAGATACGTTGGAACATGTGAAAAACCCTTTTAACGCGATCCGGGAAATCTATCGGGTGCTGCAGGATGGTGGAATTCTGCTGCTGGCGGTGCCTTTCAATTTTCAAATACATGATTATCCCTCTGACTATTGGCGTTATACACCTTCTTGTGTCGATATGCTGTTGGAGAATTTCTCTTTCTGCACTGTTTTATGGGAAAAACATCCGCTTGAGGTGGATCCTGCCGAAGTTTATGCCGTGGCAGTCAAAAACAGTGAGCCTCCCCTTGCCAACATCCAATCGTTTATTGACGAGGTAAGAGGAAGATATGGGTTTGCCGTTCGATCCCAAAATTTGAATATTACGGGATAA
- a CDS encoding glycosyltransferase family 2 protein produces MIRCSIITCVYNQLPLTKLFIESVRRHTLIPYQLIVVNNGSTDGTREYLQGLSDVTVIENDKNYGVSKGWNQGVQMAKAPYVCICNNDVVVTKGWLESLLIEMERDNQIGLVSPVENTYMWGHPHNFPDESIVNRSDEPIGWSLPELDRFYGGFSQFAESFTGRNCDLRIFDIHFSVVVIRKSLFDLVGGFEEGFGKAFWEDVDFVQRVLIASCWNKVEIYGGAYVHHFGNATSREFGHPQLIDSGKAFTRKWGSIGDKIYQDLKLHQLNQQRIEKWRNIWREERA; encoded by the coding sequence ATGATCCGGTGCAGCATTATAACCTGTGTCTATAATCAGCTTCCCTTAACGAAACTTTTTATTGAGAGCGTCCGCCGGCATACCTTGATTCCTTATCAGTTAATCGTCGTGAATAACGGCTCGACGGACGGTACCAGGGAGTATTTACAGGGGCTGTCTGATGTCACAGTGATTGAGAATGACAAGAATTATGGTGTCAGCAAGGGATGGAACCAGGGAGTTCAGATGGCGAAAGCGCCTTACGTTTGCATTTGCAATAACGATGTGGTTGTCACCAAAGGCTGGTTGGAATCTTTACTGATTGAAATGGAAAGGGACAATCAAATCGGTCTGGTCAGTCCGGTGGAAAACACATATATGTGGGGACACCCGCACAATTTTCCCGATGAATCGATCGTGAACAGGTCAGATGAACCGATTGGCTGGTCTTTGCCGGAACTGGACCGGTTTTATGGCGGATTTTCCCAATTTGCCGAATCATTTACCGGAAGAAACTGTGATCTGCGCATCTTTGATATCCATTTTTCCGTGGTGGTGATCCGGAAAAGCCTGTTTGATCTGGTTGGGGGTTTTGAAGAAGGATTCGGCAAGGCTTTTTGGGAAGACGTTGATTTTGTGCAAAGAGTGCTGATCGCTTCTTGCTGGAACAAGGTTGAGATTTATGGGGGGGCATATGTTCATCACTTTGGCAATGCAACCAGCCGTGAATTTGGCCATCCGCAGCTGATTGATTCAGGCAAGGCTTTCACCAGAAAATGGGGTTCCATCGGCGACAAAATCTATCAGGATTTAAAGCTGCATCAGTTGAATCAACAGCGAATCGAAAAATGGAGGAACATTTGGAGGGAAGAGAGAGCATGA
- a CDS encoding methyltransferase domain-containing protein has translation MIVDLGCGPHKRGDIGIDIVPPPASSADIVCNLGLEPIPLGDNSADKVVAYDFIEHVPPYVYYKENGKWQVEYPVITLFNEVYRILKPDGIFEIFSPVYPKREVWQDPTHKSVWTEASLQYFASPNLMYGIQTHFEMVEQGLVDHTSPGSHLKAILKKK, from the coding sequence ATGATTGTAGATTTGGGATGTGGTCCCCATAAACGCGGAGACATTGGCATTGATATTGTTCCGCCGCCTGCCAGCAGCGCGGATATTGTTTGCAATTTGGGTTTGGAACCGATTCCTTTGGGCGACAACTCGGCAGACAAGGTGGTGGCTTACGATTTTATTGAGCATGTGCCTCCCTATGTTTATTACAAGGAAAATGGAAAATGGCAAGTGGAGTACCCGGTCATCACGCTGTTTAATGAAGTTTACCGGATATTAAAGCCGGACGGTATATTCGAAATATTCAGCCCTGTGTACCCGAAACGGGAGGTGTGGCAGGATCCAACACATAAATCTGTCTGGACCGAAGCTTCCCTGCAGTATTTTGCCAGCCCTAATCTGATGTACGGCATTCAGACACACTTCGAAATGGTGGAACAGGGTTTAGTCGATCATACATCGCCCGGGTCTCACTTAAAGGCTATTTTGAAGAAAAAGTAA